A single window of Balaenoptera acutorostrata chromosome X, mBalAcu1.1, whole genome shotgun sequence DNA harbors:
- the LOC114238587 gene encoding LOW QUALITY PROTEIN: olfactory receptor 13H1 (The sequence of the model RefSeq protein was modified relative to this genomic sequence to represent the inferred CDS: inserted 3 bases in 2 codons; deleted 1 base in 1 codon) encodes MAMDNATAVFEFLLIGISNYPEWRVTFFTLVLITYLRTLLGNGLIIFLIHIDPHLHTPMYFFLSNLSFLDLCYGIVSMPQALVYCFSTHPYLSYPQCLTQISISLVLATAECLLLAFMAYDRVVAISNPLCYSVVINGSVCVWLAATSWGASFVLTAMLILSLQLHFCGANVINHFVCEILSLLKLACSDTSLNELMIFITSIFXLLLPFGFVLSYVRIATAVLRIRSAQGRLKAFSTCGSHLXLVAIFYGAAISMYMKPQSKSSPDKDKFISVFHGALTPMLNPLICSLRNKDVKGAIRKVMAKRA; translated from the exons ATGGCCATGGACAATGCTACAGCAGTATTTGAGTTCCTTCTTATTGGAATCTCTAACTATCCTGAATGGAGAGTCACATTTTTCACATTGGTGCTGATAACTTACCTCAGAACATTATTGGGGAATGGACTTATCATCTTTCTTATCCACATTGACCCCCACCTCCACACTCCAATGTACTTCTTCCTTAGTAACCTGTCTTTCTTAGACCTTTGCTATGGAATAGTCTCCATGCCCCAGGCCTTGGTGTATTGTTTCTCTACCCATCCCTACCTCTCTTACCCACAA TGTTTGACCCAAATAAGTATCTCCTTGGTCTTGGCCACAGCAGAGTGCCTCCTGCTGGCTTTCATGGCCTACGATCGTGTGGTTGCTATCAGCAATCCCCTGTGCTATTCTGTGGTCATCAATGGCTCAGTGTGTGTTTGGCTGGCTGCTACCTCATGGGGGGCATCATTTGTGCTCACTGCCATGCTCATCTTATCCCTGCAACTTCATTTCTGTGGGGCTAATGTCATCAACCATTTTGTCTGTGAAATTCTCTCCCTTCTTAAGCTGGCTTGTTCTGATACCAGCCTCAATGAGCTTATGATCTTCATCACAAGTATTTT CCTGCTCCTACCCTTTGGGTTTGTTCTCTCCTATGTCCGAATTGCCACTGCTGTTCTAAGGATTCGCTCAGCCCAGGGTAGGCTCAAGGCCTTTTCTACCTGTGGTTCTCATT AGTTGGTGGCAATCTTCTATGGGGCAGCcatttccatgtatatgaaaCCACAGTCCAAGTCATCCCCTGACAAGGACAAGTTTATCTCAGTGTTTCATGGGGCTTTGACACCCATGCTGAACCCCCTAATATGTAGCCTGAGGAATAAGGATGTTAAAGGGGCAATAAGGAAAGTTATGGCAAAAAGGGCATAA